One window of Plasmodium falciparum 3D7 genome assembly, chromosome: 7 genomic DNA carries:
- a CDS encoding mago nashi protein homologue, putative → MSKKDKFSFRYYVGHEGKFGHEFLEFEFNSKGRLRYANNSNYKNDKIIRKEAYVSKSVLKELKRIIEESEICKESDKEWPMPDKIGKQELEIYLDGVEYYFTTSKIGSLSDVKQCSDPEGLRVFYYLVQDLKCFLFSLICLHFRIKPV, encoded by the exons ATGTCTAAGAAAGATAAATTTTCCTTTAGATATTA tgTTGGTCATGAAGGTAAATTTGGTCACGAATTTCTGGAGTTTGAATTTAATTCAAAGGGGAGATTAAGATATGCAAACAATtcgaattataaaaatgacaaaattattagaaaagagg cTTATGTAAGTAAGTCAgttttaaaagaattaaaacgTATAATTGAAGAATCTGAAATATGTAAAGAAAGTGATAAAGAATGGCCTATGCCAGATAAAATTGGAAAACAAGaattagaaatatatttagatggtgtagaatattattttactaCTTCTAAAATTGGATCCTTATCAGATGTTAAACAGTGTAGTGACCCAGAAGGTTTACgtgttttttattatttagtaCAAGATTTAAAGTGCTTCTTATTTTCCCTTATCTGTTTACATTTTagg ATAAAACCGGTTTAA